Part of the Ktedonobacteraceae bacterium genome is shown below.
GGCTCAACCTGCACGTAGGTTCCGCCATCAGCGTCGTCGTAAATTTCACTGTTGCGAACGACGAGCAAGCTAGCAGCTATCTTCCTCTCTACATCACCGGCATCTTCGATCTCCCGCAGTCCAACGACCCATTCTGGCATGGGCAAAACTTCCAGACCCAACCTGTCGGCGCCTATGGCATCAGCTTTCCTGCCATCGCTTCCAATGGCACACTTCTCTCCGTCTTTAACCGCTTTACTACCAATCCCACGCTCAATGGCGGCTACCTGTCCACTCCCCTGGACCTGTACTGGTACTACGATTTCGATTACGCTCGCCTCGATAGCAATAAGCTCAACGACCTGCTCAATGGCCTCAATACTGCCTTGAATCAGATGGCAGGTGCCCCTCCAAATGACCCTCCTTTTGTGACTCATACACTATCCACTGGACCTATCGACCTGCTGCAACTCTATAGCAACCGCATCAATGTCCTGCGCGTCCCGCTGGAGAGCATATCCTTGCTTATCGTCGCCCTGCTCATCTTCTTCGTCAGCCTCATGACCGACCTGCTCGTCGAGCGCCAGGCCCCTGCCATCGCTATGCTGCGCAGCCGGGGAGCCAGCCGCCGCCAGGTCTTCGCGTCAATATTTGTTCAGGGTCTCGGCCTGAGTATCATCGCTCTCATCATAGGCCCACTGCTCGCCATTCTTGCCACCTATCTGCTTGTCCAGCACGTACTTGCGCCATCAGACCAGACCGCCTTCGGCTTGATTACCGCCAGTATCGGTCCGTCGCTCTGGAACCTGCGCTGGCCCGTCCTCGGCACGATTGCCGTTGCCCTCTTCGCTATCATACTTGCCATTCTCCGTCCCGTGCGCACGGATATCCTCTCCATGCGCCGTGAATCCGCCCGTTCCACGCGCCCGCCTTTCTGGCAGCGCCTGCGCCTGGATATCGTCGCCGCCATTATTGCTCTCACCGGCTTCGGCTTCACTCTCTACATCGCCAGCCCCGGCGTCCTCGATGTCCGCTCCCGCGTTCTTATTCTCCCCACAACGGCCCTCGCCGGCACCCTCTTTCTGCTCCTCGCCTGCGTGCTGCTCTTCCTGCGTCTCTTCCCATCTCTCCTACGCGCAGCCGCGGCCCTCGCCGCCCGCGGTCGTGGCGCGACGCCCATGCTCGCGCTCGCCCATATCGCCCGTGCTCCCAGGCAAGCTATTCGCATGACCATGCTGCTTGCGTTCGCCCTCGCAATGACAATCTTCACCCTCACCTTCTCCGCCTCCCAATTGCAACGCATCCCCGATGTTACCGCCTACCAGGTCGGCTCCGACTTCAGCGGCGCCCTCGCCAGCACCATCTTCGGTGGGCCGATCGACCAGCAAGTCGCATCCTACGCCAGCATTCCCGGCGTCACCTCCGTTACCGCCGGCTACGTGCAGACCGAGAATATCTCCGCCTCCAATATCTACACTACCGTCGAACTGCGTGCCGTCAATGCCGGCTCCTACGCGAAAACCGTCATCTGGCCCCAGCAAGATTCAGACCAGCCCATCGCACCCCTCATGGCTCACCTCGTCGCGCTCAGAAACGGCGCCATCTCTAGCAACGTCGTCCCTGCCATCGTCGATGCTGCCGCCTGGCAAACCCTCCATCTCTCCACCGGCATGCATTTCTCCCTGGTGGACTTTCACGGCACCATGAACTTCGTCGCCATCGCCGAGGTCAACAACATCCCCACTATCAATGACACTACCCAGAATGTCGGCTCCGGCGACTTTACCACCGTTGGCGGCATCCTCGTCGACTTCGCCACCTACTCCACTGTTGCACGCAACATCAACAGCTCCGACATAGAAGCAAACACCATCTGGCTGCGCACGCGCGATGACTCCCGCTCGCTTGCCAGCGTCCGCAGCGCCATCAATAGCAGTTCCCTCCAACTCGACAACATCAGCGACCGCCGTGCCCTCAGCGCGAGTCTCAGCAACGACCCCCTCTACCTGGCCCTCACCGGCGTCCTCGCCATTGGCTCTATCCTTGCTCTCGTACTTGCCCTGCTCGGCAACCTCACCGTCTCCTGGCTCAGCGCCCGCAGCCGCCTCACCAACTTTGCCGTCATGCGCGCCCTCGGCAGCGCTCCACGCCAGATCGCCGCCGTCATCGGCCTCGAACAAGGTATCACCTACAGCGCCGGCCTCCTCACCGGCCTTCTCGCCGGCTTCCTCTTCTCCATCATCATCATTCCATACTTCGTCTTCACCACCATCGCCGCCAATCCCGGTCAGGCCCAGCTCACCAACGGCGAATTTTACGTCGTCCAGAACGTCCCACCCATCCAGCTCGTTATTCCTTCTCTATCGATCGTTATCGCTCTCGCCGTCCTGGTCGTCATCTGTGCCATCGCGCTCGGCATCATGCTCCGCATTGCCTCCCGCCCATCCATCGCCCAGACTCTCAGATTGAACGAGGATTAAATGCCATGCCTGAAAAAATGGGGAATCATCTCTCACCAAAAATGCTAGAATCGAGAAAAAATATGCCACACACCTATACAAAAACCTATGCCAGAAAACCGCATCCACACGGCAATAATCCATTCAACTCCACTATCACACTCTCACTCTGGCAATTGCGCCGCACCTGGCGTCTCCTGCTCCTCATCGCCGCCGGCATCCTTACCGCCGTCATCCTCGTATGTCTCGTCCCCCTCTATTCCAACGTCGCCATCAGCGCCGGCTTGCGTGATGCCCTCAAAACCGCCCCCTCCGGCCCCTACGTCATCGTGCATAGTACCGCCGCGGCACTCTCTCCATACGCCATCCAGCGAGACGAAAGCCAGATCGACGCTAAGGCTCATTTCGCCCTCGGTCAATATATCGACGGCCCGCAAGAGTTCTCCGCCCGTAACTCCTTGCCCCTCTATGAGATGCGAACTACCCGCCCCTCTGGTAAACCTATGCTGTTACCCTCACCAGACCAGGTTGCCATGCTTGGCTTCCCAATCTCTCAGGCCAGTCAGCATCTCCAGCTTGTCCAGGGACGACTTCCCCAGGATGCGGCTCAAACTATTGAGATTGCCATCACGCCCCAGAGCGCCGCTCTTCTGCACGCCACCATCGGCTCGACCATCTTCGTACAGTTCGTCTACGTCATTCCCTTGCAGAAATATCCTTTTGAACAGGCAGAAACACTCAAACTCCCGTTACACATCGTCGGCCTCTTCAAACTTCCTGTATCAGATGACCTGTTCTGGCATGGCGAAACCTTTGCCCCTGGCCAGCTCTTCAAACCTGTAGGCCCAGGCGAACCACCCGAACGCTATCCCGCGCTCGTCTCCAACCAGGCAATGCTCACCGTTATCAATCAAATGCTCCGTGCGGCTATCGCTCCTCTCGGCTCCGGCCTCACCGTTGCCGACCTCGGCATCGCATCCCCTTTCGACCTCTATACCTACTATTCCCTCGGCACCGCGCATCTTGATATTCATAGCCTCGATGACTTCAACTCGCGGCTCAAAACCATCCTCAATGACCTTTCCAACTATCCCTCCGACCCTCCTTTCTTCGATCACACCTCCGCTATCGCCCCTCTCGATGTCCTGGACGGCTATAGCAGCCGCATCACCGTCATCAGCGTCCCCCTGGATAGCCTCACCTATCTCATCGCCGGGCTCATCCTCTTCTTCGTCAGCATCATGACCGCCCTGCTCGTAGACCGCCAGAACCAGGCTATCGCTCTCCTGCGCAGTCGCGGCGCCAGTCGCCGCCAGGTCTTCGCTGCCTTGATCGTACAGAGCCTTGCCGTCGCCATCTTTGCCCTTCTTGCCGGCCCATTTCTTGCCATACTCATTGCCTCCTTCATTACCCTGCTTACCCTTGCTCCAGCAGATCGAGCCATCATTAGCCTCATAACGCAGAATCCCTTGCAGGTCGCCTGGGGATTGCGCTGGCCCGTCCTGCTCACCATCGCCGTCGCCATACTCGCCATGGCTTTCGCCATCATACGCGCAGTTCGCATCGACATGCTCGCCTTACGACGCGAAACTGCCCGTTCCACACATCAACCGTTCTGGCAGCGTATGCGTCTCGACCTCGCCGCCGCTCTCATCGCCATTATAGGCTTTGCCTTTTCGCTCTATATCACCACTCCCGGCGTTCTCGATGATCGCGTCCGCACGCTTATTTTACCGGCCACCACCGTCGCAGGCGCCCTCTTCCTCCTGCTCGCCTGCGCACTGCTCCTGCTCCGCCTCTTCCCATCCATCCTGCGTCTTGCCTCATCGCTCGCATCTCGCAGCCGCAGCGCAACCCCCATGCTCGCCCTTGCCCACATTGCGCGCTCACCGCGTCAGGCCCTCCGCATCACCACCCTGCTCGTCCTCGCCATCGCCTTCGCCACATTTACCCTCTCCTTTACCGCTTCCCAGGCGCAGCGCATCCCGGATGTCGCCGCCTACCAGGTCGGCTCCGACTTCAGCGGCGCCTTCGCCGTAGGCAGCATCGTCAGTTTTGACTCCTGGCAGCAGCAAGAAGCCCTCTACCGTCATATCCCAGGCGTCACCTCCGCCACCATCGGCTATGCTAATTTCCTTACCGCCACCGCAGGTTCCTTCAATACCTCCATCGACATACGCATCGTCAACGCCGCTACCTACGCCCAGACAACTTACTGGACATCGCAGGACTCATCACAATCGGCAACCTCCCTTATGCAGCAACTCATTGCCCATCGCTCCCTGGTGGCCTCGCAAAAAGTCGTCCCCGTCATCATCGATACCGCGACAGCCAACCAGCTCAACCTTTCAGTTGGCTCCCGCTTCACCATCAACGACCCCAACAACCCCGTCAATGCCCTCGTCGTTGCCCAGGTCACCCATATCCCAACCATCAATGACAGTCCCTATTCCTCCAGTGCCACCGATTCCAGCGCTTTTGGTGGCCTCCTTGCCGATTTCCAGAGCTACTCCGACTACTCCGCCGCCGTCAATAACCAGGGTGTTACCCCCACCAACATCTGGCTGCGCACCCGCGATGATCCCGCCTCGCTCGCCAGCGTTCGCGCCGCCCTCACCGCCGGTCCCCTCCAGCTCGTTAACCTTAGCGACCGGCGTGCCATTATCAACAGCCTCAGCAATGATCCGCTCTATCTCACCCTCATCGTCGTGTTGTACCTCGGCGTGGCAACCGTCGTCCTGCTTGCCCTCGTTGGCAACCTCGCCCTCGCCTGGCAAAGCGCGCGCAGCCGCCTGCCAGACTTCATCATCCTGCGTGCCCTCGGCAGCACCCCACGCGAAATCGCCGCTCTCCTCACCTGCGAGCAATCCATCATCTATATAGTATCTATTGTCCTTGGCATCGCCACCGGCCTCATCTTCTCCGCCATCGTCCTGCCCAGGCTCGTCTTTACCACCGTCCTCAACACAAGCGGCAGCCAGCCCATCAGCACAACACAGTTCTTCATCCTGCAGGATGCTCCACCCGTCCGCATCGTTCTGCCTTATGCCCTGCTGGCCATCACTCTCGGCCTGCTGATCCTCATCTGTCTCATCGCCCTGGGCGCTATGCTTCGCGTCGCCTTTCGTCCGGCAGTCCACCAACTGTTGCGCGTCAGCGAAGATTAAATTCCGGTTGATCTGCCGGAAGATGCGTCCGGCAGATCAACCGGAATTTAATCTTCGCTGAGTAGTTCTTCTTTAGAATCCATTTCCAGGTCCCAGACGAGTTCTCGTGCTTCGGCAATTTCTATTGAAAGCAATTCTGCTAACTTTCCGAGGGAAATCTTCTCCCGTCGATAGGCTTCAAGCACGAGGTAAATGTAGCGTGGGGAATAATTCTGTACCGGCCTATCCTCATGAACGATCTCGTCTTCATTGACTAACCCGAATGCTTGCGCAAGCCGGCGAGGACGCCCCCCTTCCGGGAATAATCTCCCCTCCTCCATTGTTATCTCTTTCGAAGCTACCTTTGTCCCAATTCCACGAATTTTATTCGTTTTTGGGAAAATTACCCCAAAAACTCTTGACATCTCTTGAACAAGGTAGTATACTTCATCCTGTACGAGTGTCTGTTCAGTATCCGGTGAAAATATCAAACGATACATGACACAGTGATAGGCAAAGAAAAACGAAACACGAATTTGGCCATAGAACAACATTCCCCGACACCAACGTAAGGGTACTACATGCATAAGGGTTCACCGCCTCCTCTCACACAGCTTAACCAACAGGCTATGTCGATTGGCGGCTGGTCTATGTTGATCTGCACAGGCTATCACGCTGCAACCATTAAAGCGTAAGCACGGGAAGACCCATGTATGGGAAGGGAGCGTGGGAACTTCCAGCATGTTCCCTATTTCCGGGTTCTTAACATGTTGCAAGGCTTCACCGGTTTGCGCCGACGGTGATTATGAACATCGATCACCCCTTTCTTTAGTGAAGCCTTTTAACAACATGGACCGTCCATTTATCGTGGGAGCGTACCCTGCTGGTCGCCCGTTGCCGGAACGGAAATAATGCGCAACCTCCGTAGGGACAGCGCTTTGTGCCTGTCCTCGCCGGGCGCCCTGACAATAGTACCACCCTGTGGGAATTTGCCAGCATGTTTTGGTATTATAGATTGGGCAATCGTCTTTGTATTCTACCGTGGGGTCGTGTTTGTGGGAGGATCAAAAATAGATCGTACACGTAGCACAAGTCTCAAGTAACCGCATTGCGAACGCACAGTTGGCGCGGCTAGCGGTTACTTTTCTTGTCATAGTGCAATTATCTTTTATACGTTTTCTCGTTTCATGGTTCGGGTAATCACCCGCCTCAATCAATCCCGGCCTACCACCGTGGGCCATTCTGTGAGAGGAGAACTTTACCTATGTCCGTTACTACCAGGGCAGTCACGCTGCCGGAGCGCGTCTCATTCGCGCGCATTCCCGACATCCGCCCCATGCCCGGCCTGATCCAGATTCAGCTTGATTCCTTTGAATGGTTTAAGAAAGAAGGTCTGCGCGAACTCTTTGACGAAATCTCTCCTATTGAAGACTTTACCGGCAAAAATCTGAAACTCGAATTTATCGTCCCACCCGAGCCTTTCGGTAAGCCCAAATATACTGAGGACGAGTGCCGCGACCGCGACGCCACCTACAATGCGCCGCTCACCGTCAAGGCCCGCCTCACCAATAAAGAAACCGGCGAAATCATCGAGAAGGACATCTTCATGGGGGACTTTCCCCTCATGACCAAACAGGGTACCTTCATCATCAATGGCGCTGAGCGCGTCGTTGTCAGCCAGCTCGTTCGCTCCCCCGGCGTCTACTTCACCGCCGACGAGGATGCCACGACTGGCCGTAAGCTCTATGCTGCCAAACTCATCCCTGGCCGCGGCGCCTGGCTTGAGTTCGAAACCAGCAACAAAAACTTGCTCACCGTCAAAATCGACCGCAAGCGCAAGCTGCCGGTCACAACCCTGCTGCGCGCCATCGCCTCCCTCGCTAAAGAGCAGTGGTATGGCGAACAGTTGGACCTCACCAGCGATCAGGGCATCCTCGACGCCTTCCGCGATGTGGATACCGATCCTAATGTGCGCTACATCCAGGCCACGCTCGACCGCGATCCCGTCAAACGCGAGGACGAGGCCCTGCTCGAACTCTATAAAAAAATGCGCCCCGGCGATCCGGCCACCATTGACAACGCCCGCGCGCTGGTCAAGAACATGTTCTTTAACGGTCGTCGCTACGACCTCGGCAGCGTCGGACGCTATAAGCTCAATCGCAAGCTCGATCTCTCGGTGCCGCAGAGCCACCGCATCCTTACCCAGGATGACCTGGTCAACATCATTCGTCGCCTGGTGCAGTTGAACAACGGCCATGGCCGCAAAGATGACATCGACCACCTCGGCAACCGCCGCGTGCGCTGCGTCGGCGAACTGATTCAAAGCCAGTTCCGCGTTGGCCTGCTGCGTATGGAGCGCGTCGTGAAAGAGCGCATGAGCATCCAGGAGCCAGGACAGGCCACGCCCAACGCGCTCATCAATATCCGGCCCGTCGTCGCCGCTATGAAGGAATTCTTCGGCGGCAGCCAGCTCTCGCAGTTTATGGATCAGACCAACGCCCTGGCGGAAATCGGTCATAAGCGCCGTCTCTCCGCCCTTGGCCCCGGTGGTCTCTCCCGCGAGCGCGCCGGTTTCGATGTCCGTGACGTGCATCGCTCGCACTATGGTCGCATCTGTCCTATCGAGACGCCTGAAGGCCCCAATATCGGCCTCATCGGCAACCTCGCAACCTATGGTCAGATCAACCCCTACGGCTTCATCGAAACGCCGTATCGCAAGGTCTATAAACGCCTGCGGGCCGATGACCCGGCCTTGATCGGTCGCGAATTCCGTGGCGTCATCGGACACGAAAACGAAGATGTCAAAACTCCCGATGGCGAAGTCATCATACCGGCTCGCACTCGCCCCCGCATCGACGAGCGCCTGTTCGCTCGCCTGCAGGAAGCAGTAGGCAGCGCCGAAGTGCGTATCAAACCTTTCGTCACGCACGAAGTCGATTATCGCACCGCCGACGACGAAGAAAATTTCTGGATCGCTCAGGCCAACGCCAGGCTGACTGATAACGGCGAATTCGTCGAAGAGCGCGTCCTCGCCCGTTACCAGGGTGACTTCGTCATGGACAGCGCCGACAAAATGGACTACATGGATGTCAGCCCGCGCCAGACCGTCAGTGTCGCTACCGCGCTCATCCCGTTCCTGGAGCATGACGACGTAAACCGCGCGCTTATGGGCGCCAACATGCAGCGCCAGGCAGTACCGCTGCTGCGCCCGCAGTCGCCCATTTGCGGCACCGGCATCGAACGCCAGGTCGCCATCGACTCCGGCCAGGTCGCCGTCAGCGATGTTGACGGTGAGGTCGTCAGCGCCACTGCTCGCCAGATTCAGATCATCGACGAAGAGGGCGAATTGCATACCTATCGCCTGCGCAAATTTGTGCGGTCCAACGCCGGAACCTGCATCAACCAGCGTCCCATCGTGCGCAAGGGTGACTACGTGAGAGCAGGCGAGGTCATCGCCGACGGCTCATCCACAGAACTGGGTGAACTCGCCCTCGGCCAGAACATCCTCGTCGCATTCATGAGTTGGGAAGGTGGCAACTTCGAAGACGCCATCCTCATCAGCGAACGTATCGTGCGTGAAGATCTCTTCACCTCGATCCATATAGAAAAGTACGAAATCGACGCTCGCGACACCAAGCTCGGTCCCGAAGAAATCACCCGCGACATACCCAACGTCGGTGAAGAGGGACTGCGCAACCTCGACGAGCGCGGCATCATCTATGTCGGCGCCGAAGTCGGCCCGCAGGACATCCTCGTCGGCAAAATCACGCCCAAAGGCGAGACCGAACTGACCGCCGAAGAAAAACTGCTGCGCGCCATCTTCGGTGAAAAAGCGCGTGAAGTCAAAGACACCTCATTGCGCGTGCCACACGGCGAGCGCGGCAAAGTCGTCGAGGTCAAAGTCTTCTCGCGTGATGCTGGCGACGAACTGCCGCCAGGTGTCAACCAGCTTGTGCGCGTCAGCATTGCCCAGAAGCGCAAGATCGGCGCCGGCGACAAAATGGCCGGTCGCCACGGTAACAAAGGCGTCATCTCACGCGTGTTACCCATGGAAGATATGCCGTTCCTGCCAGATGGCACGCCGGTCGATATCATTCTGAACCCGTTGGGCGTGCCTCACCGCATGAACATCGGCCAGATCATGGAAACGCACCTGGGCTGGGCCGCTCACGAACTCGGCTTCAAGATCGCCACTCCCGTCTTCGACGGAGCCAGCGAAGAGGACATCGAAGAAGTACTCATGCGCGCGGGCCTGCCCGCCACCGGCAAAGTGCAGTTGTTCGATGGGCGCACCGGCGAGCCGTTCGATAACCCGATTACCGTCGGCTACACCTACATGCTCAAGCTGGCGCACCTCGTCGAAGATAAGGTGCATGCCCGCTCGACCGGCCCATACAGCCTCATCACCCAGCAGCCGCTCGGTGGTAAAGCACAGTTCGGCGGCCAGCGCTTCGGCGAAATGGAAGTCTGGGCGTTGGAAGCCTATGGCGCCGCCAACATCCTGCAAGAAATCCTGACCGTCAAATCCGACGATGTCGTAGGCCGTGTCAAAACCTACGAAGCCATCGTCAAAGGCGAAAACATCATGGAACCGGGCGTGCCCGAATCCTTTAAAGTCTTAGTAAAAGAGTTACAGAGCCTCGGCATCAATGTCGAAGTCCTCAACGAAGACGAGCAAAAAATTCAATTCGTCGAAGACACCTCCAACGATGTCATGCCCGAACTCGGCATCAATCTATCCGGTTTCGAAGGAGATCAATAAAAAAGGAGTAACTGATGCTTGAAGTAAACGATTTTAACGCAATACGTATCAGCCTGGCCAGCCCGGACCAGATCCGCAGTTGGAGCTATGGCGAAGTCACGAAACCGGAAACCATCAACTACCGCACGCTGAAGCCGGAAAAAGATGGCCTCTTCTGCGAGCGCATCTTCGGTCCCACCAAGGACTGGGAGTGCTACTGCGGCAAATACAAGCGCGTGCGCTTTAAAGGCATCGTCTGCGACAAGTGCGGCGTAGAAGTTGCCCGCTCAAAGGTGCGTCGCGAGCGCATGGGCCATATCGAACTCGCCTCCCCCGTCAGCCACATCTGGTACTTCAAGGGGACGCCGAGCCGCATCGGTCTCTTGCTCGACCTCTCGCCGCGTAACCTGGAGCGCATCCTCTACTTCGCCCTCTACGTCGTGACGCACATCGACGAAGAGGCGCGCCAGCAGGAATTGATGCGCCTGGACGAGGAACTTATGAACCTCGAACAGAACCTCGACGAACAGGTCGTCGAACGCGTCGATAGCTTGAAAGAAAAGCGCGAAGGTGATATCCTCGATGCCAGGAATCGCATCGCCGATGCCCTGCACGAGATCGAGGCCCGCCGCGAGCAGGAGTTGGAAGCCGCTCGCCAGGCCGAAATCGACACACGGGCGCTGCTGCGTGAATATATGGGCCAGGAAGCCGACGACGATATCGTCTTTGAACCAACCGACCGCGTCATCGTCAAAGCCGGCGATGTCGTCGCGCCCAGAGACCTGGAAATCCTGGAGCGCGTGGCCGAAACATCGCGCAACGATATCGCCGAAAATGCCCGCCGCGAGCTTGAAGAGATGCGCGCGCAGGTAGATCAAGAGGCCGAGCGCGTTCGCCTGGACTACCAGGGACAGATCGACAACGTGCAGACGCAACTCGAATCCCAGCGCACCGATAGACGCCAGCGCCTCGAACAGCTGCGCCGCGACCTGGAAGGCCTGAAAAAGATGGACCTGCTCCAGGAAAATCGCTATCGCGAGCTGCGCGACTCCTTTGGCTCCCACGTCTTCCGTGCGGGTATGGGAGCTGAGGCCGTGCGCGAGCTGATCGCCAGCATCGACCTGGACAAACTGGCCGCCGACCTGCGCCACGAGATCAGCTCAACCGTTGGTCAGCGCCGCAAAAAGGCCACCAAGCGCCTGAAAGTCGTCGAGGCTTTCCGCAAATCCGGCACCTCGCCGGAGTGGATGATCCTCACGGTCTTGCCGGTGCTGCCGCCCGACCTGCGCCCCATGGTACAGCTCGACGGTGGCCGCTTCGCCACATCCGACCTCAACGACCTGTACCGGCGCGTCATTAACCGCAACAACCGCCTGAAGAGGTTGCTCGAACTGGGCGCGCCTGAAATCATCATCCGCAACGAGAAGCGCATGCTGCAAGAAGCATGTGATGCGCTGATCGACAACGGTCGCCGTGGTCGCGCCGTCGCCGGTTCCGGCAACCACAAGCTCAAGAGCCTGTCCGACATGCTCAAGGGTAAGCAGGGCCGCTTCCGCCAGAACCTCCTCGGTAAGCGCGTCGACTACTCTGGCCGTTCGGTCATCGTGGTTGGCCCCGACTTGAAGTTGCACCAGTGCGGCCTGCCCAAGAAGATGGCTCTGGAGCTCTTCAAGCCGTTCGTCATGCGCAAGCTGGTGGAGCAGAACTTCGCCCACAATATCAAGAGCGCGAAGCGCTTCGTTGAGCGTGTCAAGCCGGAAGTATGGGACGT
Proteins encoded:
- a CDS encoding FtsX-like permease family protein, producing MNIEQQQNMLNPSRGHSKGAPLRSLSISGRLLSTRSGSPSAGTTGTIEISRSTASSLAAGPKRDNNRQQLSIIITLALWQMRQSWRMLLVVGTGILAAVVLICIVPLYSQVSMSAGLRDTLAASPTDSFITVHSVSYQVVPSSIQDFQGQLTPIMQQNMGPFLKKSPVLSVQGQFSVNSPTSNEFITFIGTPVENALPHVKLLAGRLPAPRSYGIEIAITQDAASRLNLHVGSAISVVVNFTVANDEQASSYLPLYITGIFDLPQSNDPFWHGQNFQTQPVGAYGISFPAIASNGTLLSVFNRFTTNPTLNGGYLSTPLDLYWYYDFDYARLDSNKLNDLLNGLNTALNQMAGAPPNDPPFVTHTLSTGPIDLLQLYSNRINVLRVPLESISLLIVALLIFFVSLMTDLLVERQAPAIAMLRSRGASRRQVFASIFVQGLGLSIIALIIGPLLAILATYLLVQHVLAPSDQTAFGLITASIGPSLWNLRWPVLGTIAVALFAIILAILRPVRTDILSMRRESARSTRPPFWQRLRLDIVAAIIALTGFGFTLYIASPGVLDVRSRVLILPTTALAGTLFLLLACVLLFLRLFPSLLRAAAALAARGRGATPMLALAHIARAPRQAIRMTMLLAFALAMTIFTLTFSASQLQRIPDVTAYQVGSDFSGALASTIFGGPIDQQVASYASIPGVTSVTAGYVQTENISASNIYTTVELRAVNAGSYAKTVIWPQQDSDQPIAPLMAHLVALRNGAISSNVVPAIVDAAAWQTLHLSTGMHFSLVDFHGTMNFVAIAEVNNIPTINDTTQNVGSGDFTTVGGILVDFATYSTVARNINSSDIEANTIWLRTRDDSRSLASVRSAINSSSLQLDNISDRRALSASLSNDPLYLALTGVLAIGSILALVLALLGNLTVSWLSARSRLTNFAVMRALGSAPRQIAAVIGLEQGITYSAGLLTGLLAGFLFSIIIIPYFVFTTIAANPGQAQLTNGEFYVVQNVPPIQLVIPSLSIVIALAVLVVICAIALGIMLRIASRPSIAQTLRLNED
- a CDS encoding FtsX-like permease family protein: MPHTYTKTYARKPHPHGNNPFNSTITLSLWQLRRTWRLLLLIAAGILTAVILVCLVPLYSNVAISAGLRDALKTAPSGPYVIVHSTAAALSPYAIQRDESQIDAKAHFALGQYIDGPQEFSARNSLPLYEMRTTRPSGKPMLLPSPDQVAMLGFPISQASQHLQLVQGRLPQDAAQTIEIAITPQSAALLHATIGSTIFVQFVYVIPLQKYPFEQAETLKLPLHIVGLFKLPVSDDLFWHGETFAPGQLFKPVGPGEPPERYPALVSNQAMLTVINQMLRAAIAPLGSGLTVADLGIASPFDLYTYYSLGTAHLDIHSLDDFNSRLKTILNDLSNYPSDPPFFDHTSAIAPLDVLDGYSSRITVISVPLDSLTYLIAGLILFFVSIMTALLVDRQNQAIALLRSRGASRRQVFAALIVQSLAVAIFALLAGPFLAILIASFITLLTLAPADRAIISLITQNPLQVAWGLRWPVLLTIAVAILAMAFAIIRAVRIDMLALRRETARSTHQPFWQRMRLDLAAALIAIIGFAFSLYITTPGVLDDRVRTLILPATTVAGALFLLLACALLLLRLFPSILRLASSLASRSRSATPMLALAHIARSPRQALRITTLLVLAIAFATFTLSFTASQAQRIPDVAAYQVGSDFSGAFAVGSIVSFDSWQQQEALYRHIPGVTSATIGYANFLTATAGSFNTSIDIRIVNAATYAQTTYWTSQDSSQSATSLMQQLIAHRSLVASQKVVPVIIDTATANQLNLSVGSRFTINDPNNPVNALVVAQVTHIPTINDSPYSSSATDSSAFGGLLADFQSYSDYSAAVNNQGVTPTNIWLRTRDDPASLASVRAALTAGPLQLVNLSDRRAIINSLSNDPLYLTLIVVLYLGVATVVLLALVGNLALAWQSARSRLPDFIILRALGSTPREIAALLTCEQSIIYIVSIVLGIATGLIFSAIVLPRLVFTTVLNTSGSQPISTTQFFILQDAPPVRIVLPYALLAITLGLLILICLIALGAMLRVAFRPAVHQLLRVSED
- a CDS encoding DNA-directed RNA polymerase subunit beta; the encoded protein is MSVTTRAVTLPERVSFARIPDIRPMPGLIQIQLDSFEWFKKEGLRELFDEISPIEDFTGKNLKLEFIVPPEPFGKPKYTEDECRDRDATYNAPLTVKARLTNKETGEIIEKDIFMGDFPLMTKQGTFIINGAERVVVSQLVRSPGVYFTADEDATTGRKLYAAKLIPGRGAWLEFETSNKNLLTVKIDRKRKLPVTTLLRAIASLAKEQWYGEQLDLTSDQGILDAFRDVDTDPNVRYIQATLDRDPVKREDEALLELYKKMRPGDPATIDNARALVKNMFFNGRRYDLGSVGRYKLNRKLDLSVPQSHRILTQDDLVNIIRRLVQLNNGHGRKDDIDHLGNRRVRCVGELIQSQFRVGLLRMERVVKERMSIQEPGQATPNALINIRPVVAAMKEFFGGSQLSQFMDQTNALAEIGHKRRLSALGPGGLSRERAGFDVRDVHRSHYGRICPIETPEGPNIGLIGNLATYGQINPYGFIETPYRKVYKRLRADDPALIGREFRGVIGHENEDVKTPDGEVIIPARTRPRIDERLFARLQEAVGSAEVRIKPFVTHEVDYRTADDEENFWIAQANARLTDNGEFVEERVLARYQGDFVMDSADKMDYMDVSPRQTVSVATALIPFLEHDDVNRALMGANMQRQAVPLLRPQSPICGTGIERQVAIDSGQVAVSDVDGEVVSATARQIQIIDEEGELHTYRLRKFVRSNAGTCINQRPIVRKGDYVRAGEVIADGSSTELGELALGQNILVAFMSWEGGNFEDAILISERIVREDLFTSIHIEKYEIDARDTKLGPEEITRDIPNVGEEGLRNLDERGIIYVGAEVGPQDILVGKITPKGETELTAEEKLLRAIFGEKAREVKDTSLRVPHGERGKVVEVKVFSRDAGDELPPGVNQLVRVSIAQKRKIGAGDKMAGRHGNKGVISRVLPMEDMPFLPDGTPVDIILNPLGVPHRMNIGQIMETHLGWAAHELGFKIATPVFDGASEEDIEEVLMRAGLPATGKVQLFDGRTGEPFDNPITVGYTYMLKLAHLVEDKVHARSTGPYSLITQQPLGGKAQFGGQRFGEMEVWALEAYGAANILQEILTVKSDDVVGRVKTYEAIVKGENIMEPGVPESFKVLVKELQSLGINVEVLNEDEQKIQFVEDTSNDVMPELGINLSGFEGDQ